A single Pseudoxanthomonas sp. DNA region contains:
- a CDS encoding phosphoethanolamine--lipid A transferase — protein MPDRNRASFRKVFARFQDTSLRGSTSAHRLRWRVALSLELVILLVAIFFAFTANGAFWASVKESGVLSGARELRFYIGVTAALVGLHALLFGLVINRWIARPVLAVLLVATASAAYFASMYAVYLDPSMVRNVIQTDVAEARELLTWDMVGTVVLMGVLPATALWLLHFPRFTLKQALLRRTLFLGAMLLLTCAGVMATFQDISSLMRNDKALRYLIAPGNYLASITRVLSQEARSPKGPRQIVAADAKQQAHAPSTKPHLLVVVVGETVRAQNWGLSGYTRQTTPQLSKLNVINFSDVTACGSNTEVSVPCMFSLAGRRNYDRENIVGSESLLHVLERAGVKTLWRDNQTGCKGVCDGLSFESYRKPPDNSLCDDQACRDAVMLQGLHDVIDDNPGDTVVVLHQLGNHGPAYFKRYPEGLRKFRPDCRSSDLGNCTRQEIVNAYDNAILETDDFLSKTIQMLSQDTTHDTAMIYVSDHGESLGEGNVYLHGLPYSIAPDTQIKVPMVAWLSPGMAGGEGVNTACVRSRASQPISHDNLFHSVLGLMQVSTTAYDPKLDVFSGCQSTAGASP, from the coding sequence ATGCCTGACCGGAATCGAGCGAGTTTCCGCAAGGTTTTCGCCCGATTCCAAGACACATCGCTCCGAGGTTCAACAAGCGCACACCGTCTGCGTTGGCGGGTAGCGCTGAGCCTGGAGCTGGTCATCCTGTTGGTTGCCATCTTCTTTGCGTTCACCGCAAACGGCGCCTTCTGGGCCAGTGTCAAAGAGTCAGGCGTCCTGAGCGGGGCGAGAGAACTGCGTTTCTACATCGGGGTGACCGCCGCCCTGGTCGGCTTGCATGCGTTGCTGTTCGGCTTGGTGATCAACCGCTGGATTGCCCGACCAGTTCTGGCGGTCCTGCTGGTGGCCACCGCTTCAGCGGCGTACTTCGCCAGCATGTACGCGGTATATCTGGACCCGAGCATGGTCCGCAACGTGATCCAGACCGATGTGGCCGAGGCTCGCGAGCTGTTGACCTGGGACATGGTGGGCACGGTCGTGCTGATGGGCGTGCTGCCGGCGACCGCGTTGTGGCTACTGCACTTCCCCCGCTTCACGCTCAAGCAGGCCCTACTACGCCGGACGCTGTTTCTGGGCGCGATGTTGCTGCTCACGTGCGCGGGGGTGATGGCCACCTTCCAGGACATCTCCTCGCTGATGCGCAATGACAAGGCGCTGCGCTACCTGATCGCTCCGGGCAACTACCTGGCGTCCATCACGCGCGTGCTCAGTCAGGAGGCTAGGAGTCCGAAGGGGCCACGCCAGATCGTGGCGGCCGATGCCAAGCAGCAGGCGCACGCACCGTCGACCAAACCCCACCTGCTGGTCGTGGTGGTTGGCGAAACCGTACGCGCACAGAACTGGGGACTCAGTGGCTACACGCGGCAGACCACGCCACAGCTGTCCAAGTTGAATGTCATCAATTTCAGCGACGTCACCGCGTGCGGGTCCAACACGGAAGTCTCCGTGCCCTGCATGTTCTCCCTTGCGGGCCGGCGCAACTACGACCGCGAGAACATCGTGGGCTCCGAGTCGCTGCTGCACGTGCTGGAGCGGGCCGGCGTCAAGACGTTGTGGCGGGACAACCAAACCGGCTGCAAGGGCGTCTGCGATGGCTTGTCCTTCGAGTCCTACCGCAAGCCGCCGGACAACTCGCTGTGCGATGACCAGGCCTGCCGTGATGCGGTGATGCTGCAGGGCTTGCACGATGTGATCGATGACAATCCCGGTGACACTGTGGTGGTCCTGCATCAACTGGGCAACCACGGACCGGCGTACTTCAAGCGCTATCCGGAAGGGCTGCGCAAGTTCCGGCCCGACTGTCGCTCCTCTGATCTGGGCAACTGCACGCGGCAGGAGATCGTCAACGCCTACGACAACGCCATCCTGGAAACGGATGACTTCCTGTCCAAGACGATCCAGATGCTCTCGCAGGACACCACGCACGACACGGCGATGATCTATGTCTCCGATCACGGCGAGTCGCTGGGCGAAGGCAACGTCTATTTGCACGGCTTGCCCTACTCCATTGCACCGGACACCCAGATCAAGGTGCCGATGGTGGCGTGGCTCTCACCGGGCATGGCCGGCGGTGAAGGCGTCAACACTGCGTGCGTGCGCAGTCGGGCAAGCCAGCCGATCAGTCACGACAACCTGTTCCATTCGGTGCTTGGTCTGATGCAGGTCAGCACCACGGCTTACGACCCGAAGCTGGATGTTTTCTCGGGATGCCAGAGCACGGCAGGAGCCTCGCCATGA
- a CDS encoding cation diffusion facilitator family transporter produces MSTGHDHGMSEIRYEKPLWWALGLTSTFLIAEIIGGLVTNSLALLSDAAHMMTDVIALTVSLIAVRMSRRPADARRTYGYARMEAIGAIINGGLLFVVAGYILWEAVGRFREPPEVASTGMLVIAIMGLIVNLISMRLLRAGSGTSLNVKGAYLEVWSDMLGSVGVIVGAIVIKVTGWTLVDPIIAVLIGLWVLPRTWTLLKQAGHILMQGVPEGMDVAAIRKRLIEMPAVQEVHDLHVWSLGTGQVVLTAHIVLAAGVPDPDTIQVELTRVIEQQFDIHDVTLQVERTSCKSEVGHA; encoded by the coding sequence ATGAGCACAGGGCATGATCATGGAATGTCCGAAATCCGGTACGAGAAGCCCCTATGGTGGGCGCTCGGCCTGACTTCCACGTTCCTCATCGCCGAGATCATCGGCGGTCTGGTAACAAATAGTTTGGCGCTGCTATCCGATGCGGCGCACATGATGACGGATGTCATCGCCCTCACCGTGTCGTTGATCGCGGTGCGTATGAGTCGACGTCCGGCCGATGCTCGCCGCACCTATGGCTATGCCCGTATGGAAGCCATCGGCGCGATCATCAACGGCGGTCTGTTGTTCGTGGTCGCCGGTTACATCCTGTGGGAAGCGGTGGGACGTTTTCGTGAACCGCCGGAAGTTGCGTCCACGGGCATGCTGGTTATCGCCATCATGGGTTTGATCGTCAACCTGATCTCCATGCGTCTGCTACGCGCCGGTAGTGGCACCAGCCTGAATGTGAAGGGCGCCTACCTGGAGGTTTGGAGTGACATGCTCGGATCGGTGGGCGTGATCGTGGGCGCGATCGTCATCAAGGTCACGGGTTGGACGCTGGTCGATCCGATCATTGCAGTGTTGATCGGCCTGTGGGTGCTACCCCGTACCTGGACCCTGCTCAAGCAGGCCGGCCATATCCTGATGCAGGGTGTGCCGGAAGGCATGGATGTGGCGGCCATCCGCAAGCGGCTGATCGAGATGCCGGCTGTGCAAGAGGTCCATGATCTTCACGTGTGGTCGCTGGGGACCGGGCAGGTCGTGCTGACGGCTCACATCGTCCTAGCCGCGGGTGTACCCGACCCGGACACGATCCAAGTCGAGCTCACCCGGGTGATCGAGCAGCAGTTCGATATCCACGACGTGACATTGCAGGTGGAACGCACTTCGTGCAAAAGCGAGGTGGGCCATGCCTGA
- a CDS encoding CusA/CzcA family heavy metal efflux RND transporter: MLEKIIKVAINHRWLVMTLTVALIAIGIWSARQIPIDVTPDITNVQVQINTEAAGYSPLEAEQRVTFPIETAMAGLPKMEYFRSISRYGLSQVTVVFKDGTDIYFARQQVSERVAQVKAQMPEGIEPTLGPIATGMGEIFSYTIDADPKARKPDGTPYTATDLRTLQDWVIRPQLRNVPGVTEVNTMGGFKREVHVTPDPAKLRSLDLTFEDVVTALQANNQNVGAGYIERNGQQFLVRVPAQVSDIPAIQKIVVTRRDGVPIRVRDLANVADGEELRTGAATQNGHEVVLGSVVMLVGSNSRDVSQAAAAKLQEAAKSLPKGVTATPVYDRTSLVDRTITTVAKNLIEGALLVIVILFLLLGNFRAALITAAVIPLSMLFTLTGMARGGVSANLMSLGALDFGLIVDGAVIIIENCLRRFGERQHELGREMTLEERFEVASSASAEVIRPSLFGLGIITAVYLPIFALTGVEGKMFHPMAITVVLALTGAMILSLTFVPAAVAMLLGGKVEEKENWLMRWFRGRYEPLLDLSLRSGKLVAVGAIALLVGSGLLASRMGSEFVPSLDEGDFALQAMRIPGTSMTQSLGMQRIVEERLLQFPEVERVWSKIGTAEVASDPMPPSVADTFVMVKPRDQWPNPRKLKADLVAEVEAEMKKIPGNNYEFTQPIQMRTNELISGVRADVAINLYGDDLDTLLEVGQKLEAAARTVPGAADVRLEQAAGLPMLSVLPDRDALARYGLNPADVQRNVATAIGGEVAGQLFEGDRRFDIVVRLPEQQRLDPTALSALPISLTAAIAANQADESVGTQANAAQAQIVPLSSVARVEISEGANQINRENGKRRIIVTANVRDRDLGSFVSELQSTIDQQVTVPTGYWIEYGGSFEQLISASKRLSIVVPVTLVLIFALLFMAFGSAKDALIVFSGVPLALTGGVLALALRGIPLSISAGVGFIALSGVAVLNGLVMISFIRSLRESGQPMAEAIREGALTRLRPVLMTALVASLGFVPMALNVGAGSEVQRPLATVVIGGIISSTLLTLVVLPVFYRWVHTRFNRTPAHMKS, translated from the coding sequence ATGCTCGAAAAAATCATAAAAGTCGCGATTAATCATCGCTGGCTGGTCATGACGTTGACGGTGGCCTTGATCGCCATCGGCATCTGGAGTGCCCGTCAGATCCCTATCGATGTCACCCCCGACATCACCAACGTCCAGGTTCAGATCAACACCGAAGCGGCAGGTTACTCGCCGCTGGAAGCGGAGCAACGCGTCACGTTCCCCATCGAGACGGCCATGGCCGGTCTGCCGAAGATGGAGTACTTCCGCTCGATCTCCCGCTACGGCCTGTCCCAGGTCACCGTCGTGTTCAAGGACGGGACGGACATCTACTTTGCTCGGCAGCAGGTCTCCGAGCGTGTAGCACAGGTGAAGGCGCAAATGCCCGAAGGTATCGAACCCACTCTGGGTCCGATTGCCACCGGCATGGGCGAGATCTTCTCCTACACTATCGATGCCGATCCCAAAGCCCGCAAACCCGATGGCACGCCCTACACCGCCACCGATCTGCGCACGCTGCAAGACTGGGTGATTCGTCCGCAGCTGCGCAATGTTCCTGGTGTGACGGAAGTCAATACCATGGGCGGCTTCAAGCGTGAGGTTCACGTCACGCCCGATCCGGCCAAGCTGCGCTCGCTGGACCTGACCTTTGAAGATGTGGTCACGGCCCTGCAGGCCAACAATCAGAACGTGGGCGCCGGCTACATCGAACGTAACGGTCAGCAGTTCCTGGTGCGTGTGCCGGCACAGGTCTCGGACATTCCTGCCATCCAGAAGATCGTCGTCACCCGTCGTGATGGCGTGCCGATTCGGGTTCGCGATCTGGCCAATGTGGCCGACGGTGAAGAACTGCGTACCGGTGCGGCGACCCAGAACGGCCACGAGGTCGTGCTCGGCTCGGTGGTCATGCTGGTGGGCTCCAACAGCCGTGACGTCTCCCAAGCCGCGGCCGCCAAGCTTCAGGAAGCGGCCAAGAGTCTGCCCAAGGGCGTGACCGCCACGCCGGTGTACGACCGCACCTCGCTGGTGGATCGCACGATTACCACGGTCGCCAAGAACCTGATCGAAGGCGCGCTACTGGTCATCGTCATCCTGTTCCTGCTGCTGGGCAACTTTCGTGCGGCGTTGATTACGGCCGCGGTGATTCCGCTGTCGATGCTCTTCACCCTGACCGGTATGGCGCGTGGCGGCGTGTCGGCCAACCTGATGAGCCTGGGCGCCTTGGACTTCGGTCTGATCGTGGACGGTGCCGTCATCATCATCGAGAACTGCCTGCGTCGCTTTGGCGAACGTCAGCATGAACTCGGGCGTGAGATGACGCTGGAAGAGCGCTTTGAAGTGGCCTCCAGCGCCTCGGCTGAAGTGATCCGTCCGAGCTTGTTCGGTCTGGGCATCATCACCGCCGTCTACCTGCCGATCTTTGCCCTAACCGGTGTGGAAGGAAAGATGTTCCACCCGATGGCCATCACCGTGGTGCTGGCGCTGACGGGCGCGATGATCCTGTCCCTGACCTTCGTACCGGCTGCCGTGGCGATGTTGCTCGGTGGCAAGGTCGAAGAGAAGGAAAACTGGCTGATGCGTTGGTTCCGCGGGCGCTATGAGCCTTTGCTGGATCTGAGCCTGCGTAGCGGCAAGCTGGTGGCCGTCGGCGCGATCGCCCTGCTGGTCGGCAGTGGCCTGCTCGCCTCTCGCATGGGTAGCGAGTTTGTTCCCAGCCTGGATGAGGGCGACTTCGCGCTTCAGGCCATGCGTATTCCCGGTACCAGCATGACCCAGTCCTTGGGCATGCAACGCATCGTGGAAGAACGCCTGCTGCAGTTCCCGGAAGTGGAGCGAGTGTGGTCAAAGATCGGTACGGCAGAAGTGGCCTCCGACCCGATGCCGCCCTCGGTGGCGGACACCTTCGTGATGGTCAAGCCGCGTGATCAGTGGCCCAACCCGCGCAAGCTCAAGGCGGATCTGGTGGCCGAAGTTGAGGCGGAGATGAAGAAGATCCCCGGCAACAACTACGAGTTCACCCAGCCGATCCAGATGCGCACCAACGAGCTGATCTCGGGCGTGCGTGCGGACGTGGCGATCAATCTGTACGGCGATGACCTAGACACGTTGTTGGAAGTGGGCCAGAAGCTGGAGGCGGCGGCACGGACCGTACCGGGTGCGGCCGACGTGCGTCTGGAACAGGCCGCTGGCCTGCCCATGCTCTCGGTGCTGCCCGATCGGGATGCCTTGGCGCGCTATGGCCTGAATCCGGCTGACGTGCAGCGCAACGTGGCCACCGCCATCGGGGGTGAAGTCGCCGGCCAGCTGTTCGAGGGCGATCGACGCTTCGACATCGTGGTTCGTTTGCCGGAACAGCAGCGACTGGATCCCACGGCGCTCTCCGCGTTGCCCATCTCGCTGACGGCGGCCATCGCGGCCAACCAGGCTGATGAGTCGGTGGGTACGCAGGCCAACGCCGCTCAGGCACAGATCGTACCGCTGAGTTCGGTGGCGCGCGTGGAGATCTCCGAAGGGGCCAACCAGATCAATCGTGAGAACGGCAAGCGGCGCATCATCGTGACCGCCAATGTCCGTGACCGCGATCTGGGTAGCTTCGTCTCCGAACTGCAGTCCACCATCGATCAACAGGTGACGGTGCCTACCGGCTACTGGATCGAATACGGCGGCAGCTTCGAGCAGCTGATCTCGGCCAGTAAGCGTCTTTCCATCGTGGTGCCGGTGACCCTGGTGCTGATCTTTGCCCTGCTATTCATGGCCTTTGGATCGGCCAAGGACGCGCTCATCGTCTTCAGCGGTGTCCCGCTGGCCTTGACCGGTGGCGTGCTGGCGTTGGCGCTGCGCGGGATCCCTCTGTCGATCTCGGCGGGCGTGGGCTTTATCGCGCTCTCGGGTGTGGCGGTGCTCAACGGCCTGGTGATGATCAGCTTCATCCGAAGCCTGCGCGAGAGCGGCCAGCCGATGGCCGAAGCCATTCGGGAAGGTGCGCTCACGCGTCTTCGACCGGTGCTGATGACGGCGTTGGTGGCCTCGCTAGGCTTCGTGCCGATGGCCCTGAATGTCGGTGCGGGCTCGGAAGTGCAGCGTCCGCTGGCCACCGTGGTCATCGGCGGAATCATCTCCTCCACGTTGCTGACGCTGGTGGTACTGCCGGTGTTCTACCGGTGGGTGCACACCCGCTTCAATCGCACCCCGGCGCACATGAAATCGTGA
- a CDS encoding efflux RND transporter periplasmic adaptor subunit gives MKNVAKIAAPTLLLGAVLMLAACGGSKDATEEKTAPAKEASAEGDDHGAEGEAGHEEGEAGHGEEAGGHEEEGAEKTTIPQEEADKSGVKVAKVSEGAIKNELEVQGVLTPMEGGVAQVTARYPGVVRALRANVGDTVRQGQALAVVHSNLSLTTYTITAPISGVVLSRQGSVGGVAAEGQPLFEIGNLSKVWVDLHVFGADAQYLRPGVAVTVSRLYDNVSATTTIERVLPSTSTASQSLVARAALLNEDGFWRPGTAVKAQITMSTSDAGVVIPQSAIQSMDGKDVVFVRDGDTYTARPVKLGDRDSTQVAVLEGVKAGEDIVVTQSYLVKADIEKSGATHAH, from the coding sequence ATGAAGAACGTTGCAAAGATTGCAGCTCCGACGTTGCTGCTGGGCGCTGTCCTGATGCTGGCCGCTTGTGGTGGTTCCAAGGACGCCACGGAAGAGAAAACGGCGCCTGCCAAAGAAGCCAGCGCTGAGGGTGACGATCACGGCGCCGAAGGCGAAGCCGGGCACGAGGAAGGGGAAGCCGGCCACGGTGAGGAAGCCGGTGGTCATGAAGAAGAAGGTGCCGAGAAGACCACGATCCCGCAGGAAGAAGCTGACAAGAGCGGCGTGAAAGTCGCGAAAGTCAGTGAGGGCGCCATCAAGAACGAATTGGAAGTCCAAGGCGTGCTGACACCGATGGAGGGCGGCGTGGCCCAGGTCACTGCGCGCTACCCGGGTGTGGTGCGTGCCCTGCGCGCCAACGTGGGCGATACCGTGCGTCAAGGCCAAGCGCTGGCCGTGGTGCACAGCAATCTCAGCCTGACGACCTACACCATCACCGCACCGATCAGCGGCGTCGTCCTCAGTCGACAAGGCAGTGTCGGTGGCGTAGCCGCCGAAGGCCAGCCGCTGTTTGAGATCGGCAACCTGTCCAAGGTGTGGGTCGACCTGCACGTGTTCGGGGCCGATGCGCAGTACCTGCGTCCGGGCGTGGCCGTCACGGTCAGTCGCCTGTACGACAACGTCAGTGCGACGACGACCATCGAACGCGTGCTGCCCAGCACGTCAACGGCGAGCCAGAGCCTGGTCGCCCGTGCCGCACTGCTCAACGAGGATGGCTTCTGGCGTCCAGGCACTGCAGTCAAAGCGCAAATCACGATGTCCACCAGCGATGCGGGCGTTGTGATTCCGCAGTCGGCCATCCAGAGCATGGACGGCAAGGACGTGGTGTTTGTGCGTGACGGCGATACCTACACGGCGCGGCCGGTGAAGCTGGGTGATCGTGACTCCACGCAAGTGGCCGTGCTGGAAGGCGTGAAGGCCGGCGAGGACATCGTGGTGACCCAGAGCTACCTGGTCAAGGCGGACATCGAAAAGTCCGGCGCGACACACGCGCACTAA
- a CDS encoding TolC family protein, with amino-acid sequence MWLRLAACAAFLVVPVAYAQTGTAPSSTLSLDDAIARVATTHPDLRIFDGRRQVLDANLASAALKPPMTLGATIENTLGTGNYRGFSEAELTVTLAGVIERGGKLNARQALALANIDTLAPQREMARLDLLAETAQRYLAVTAATKRKSIAELDIVQRRRAVDAARTRLTAGASPESVVLTAQAALATAELDRDRAIADEAATRQNLAALWNERTPSFTVAAGNPLVLPELQSFNALSDYLQNTPELAELAGVERVREAQLRLARTQATPDLQWQAGGRYNRATSDVGFMAGISIPLGSARRAAPGIRAAEAELAMTPIERESLRIDLYSALTNAYGNYSTARLEVGRLRTDVIPRLEKAEKAAEYAWKAGAISYLEWSQLQAQRVEASVRQLQVAVDAQAALIEIQRLTGQPIVASGTTTP; translated from the coding sequence ATGTGGTTGCGACTGGCAGCGTGCGCTGCCTTTTTGGTCGTGCCCGTTGCGTACGCGCAAACGGGGACGGCGCCTTCTTCTACCCTTTCGTTGGACGACGCCATCGCGCGCGTTGCCACGACACACCCTGACCTGCGCATCTTCGACGGACGTCGTCAGGTCCTGGATGCCAACCTGGCATCGGCGGCCCTCAAGCCCCCGATGACCCTCGGCGCAACCATCGAAAACACGCTCGGCACCGGCAACTATCGCGGTTTCAGCGAGGCCGAGCTCACCGTCACCCTGGCCGGGGTGATCGAGCGCGGCGGCAAGCTCAATGCCCGGCAAGCCCTGGCGTTGGCCAACATTGATACGTTGGCGCCGCAGCGCGAGATGGCACGGCTGGACCTGCTGGCCGAGACGGCGCAGCGTTATCTGGCCGTCACCGCCGCAACCAAGCGCAAGAGCATCGCCGAGTTGGACATCGTCCAACGCAGGCGCGCCGTCGATGCGGCACGTACCCGCCTGACCGCCGGTGCCTCGCCCGAGTCGGTCGTGCTCACCGCACAGGCGGCCTTGGCCACGGCCGAACTGGATCGCGATCGCGCCATTGCCGATGAAGCGGCCACGCGCCAGAACCTGGCGGCCCTGTGGAATGAGCGCACGCCCAGCTTCACCGTGGCCGCGGGCAATCCTTTGGTGCTGCCGGAACTGCAGAGCTTCAATGCACTGAGTGACTACCTGCAGAACACGCCCGAGCTTGCTGAGTTGGCGGGCGTGGAGCGTGTGCGTGAGGCCCAGCTACGTCTGGCGCGTACGCAAGCTACGCCTGATCTGCAGTGGCAGGCCGGTGGACGCTACAACCGTGCCACGAGCGATGTGGGGTTCATGGCCGGCATCAGCATTCCGCTGGGGTCGGCACGCCGTGCCGCACCGGGTATCCGTGCTGCTGAAGCCGAACTGGCCATGACGCCGATCGAACGCGAATCCCTGCGCATCGATCTTTACTCCGCGCTGACCAACGCCTACGGCAATTACTCCACGGCACGTTTGGAAGTCGGTCGCCTGCGTACCGACGTGATCCCACGCTTGGAGAAGGCTGAGAAGGCCGCCGAGTACGCGTGGAAAGCCGGTGCGATCAGCTATCTGGAGTGGTCGCAGCTGCAGGCGCAACGCGTGGAAGCCAGCGTGCGCCAGCTGCAAGTGGCCGTCGACGCACAAGCTGCCCTGATCGAGATCCAGCGCCTGACCGGGCAGCCGATCGTCGCCAGCGGCACCACCACCCCATAA